A window of Eubacteriaceae bacterium ES3 contains these coding sequences:
- a CDS encoding PD-(D/E)XK nuclease family protein, whose product MGLKIMTGRQSMQISQAVYQDIKKARENGLENLYLLVPEQFTLGAETALIEALGQEGLSDIEVLSPKRLGLRVLKETGGLNIKVLDQHGRNMLLQKAMTLVQENLIMYKSSVQKSGFSQKIGELIVELKENELLPEDFDKVLEDLPSGLLKQKLTDIRKIYWEYNQLMGNDRIDDKDLHQLFLQKIPQASFLKSSAIWIDGFQNFSSQDYRMIRNLLTTARDLAVGLSVELDESAPDASAFSLTRNTLNRLKEIGASVEADLKMVSIDEKEFSSPEICFLQKNLFAYPQSVWKKSVDKIKMFQNQNVWEEVEQGAVEILKLIRQENHDYKDIVVLTGDMDLYQNIIKGVFTQYGIPFFLDELRPIGDNHLIEAVSSALESVAYHYRHDDLMGYIKTGFSPISLEEGQDLENYVLEFGIKGFKWKTPFTKISQNPSLELEVLNSLRERVIDPLLTLESRVKGKKSYRQMTEAVYTFLVETKVNEQLDDLSQRLLEAGDFEIQSAYDQIFSRLMEVFDQLVETMGEEEVAFNEYIRLLKTAIQDYQLGVIPPHGNFVNITDLKRSRNAPFKTLLIFGMNEGKIPGTGSEPNLITDTERKTLENYQLHFQNNLAFQMEQENFLIYDVLTRPKERLFLFWALSDLEGNSLQPSLFIERILNSFELIKINSTIGKSNNRVLDHICRPEVTIWELIHFLKGNQIYSEEEAAIWQAVYNWFLKNGYQKEIERTLQATQSSEAVKRLSPEQALSLYGKKMSSSVTRLEQFRKCPFSHFVQYGLKPEERLIYEVAAPEIGILLHQVVDDFFKWAKAEDIDLHQLKEGDKEKKIAQLMEKNLPGIRTNVFNSSASYRYLGKKLERVGKRSIDHLISQLVAGDFVPFQSELVFEQPVKDLKEEFYLYGKIDRVDLYEKDQETWVKIIDYKTGKKKLSYGDIYYGLSLQLVVYMDGCLSVLKKENLVPGGILYFHVDDPVIAAKIDNSREDFKEQLQKEMNKAFSLNGLISNDASVIEAMDEAGNSSEFLPVRETIDREAFEELIEYVRELVKELVSEIYSGEIAVRPVKNKEITACTYCRFQGICQFDPEISPEAYQNIGGSMKKEEFFAAIRKEPENEQEMDS is encoded by the coding sequence ATGGGACTCAAGATTATGACCGGAAGACAATCGATGCAGATCAGTCAGGCTGTTTATCAGGACATAAAAAAGGCTAGGGAAAATGGATTGGAAAATCTGTACCTGCTTGTGCCGGAACAGTTTACTCTGGGTGCTGAAACTGCCCTGATCGAAGCCCTTGGCCAGGAAGGACTGAGTGACATCGAAGTACTCTCGCCTAAGCGTCTGGGGCTGCGTGTCTTAAAAGAAACCGGGGGACTCAATATCAAGGTTTTAGATCAGCATGGCCGAAATATGCTTCTGCAGAAGGCAATGACACTGGTTCAGGAGAATCTTATAATGTACAAAAGCTCAGTACAAAAGTCTGGGTTTTCGCAGAAGATCGGTGAACTGATTGTTGAGTTAAAGGAAAATGAACTTCTTCCGGAGGATTTTGACAAAGTACTAGAAGACTTGCCGTCTGGACTGCTAAAGCAGAAACTGACAGATATCCGCAAGATTTATTGGGAATACAACCAATTAATGGGGAATGATCGCATCGATGATAAGGATTTGCATCAATTGTTTTTGCAAAAAATTCCTCAGGCTTCTTTTCTTAAAAGTTCAGCAATCTGGATTGACGGTTTTCAGAACTTTTCTTCCCAGGACTATCGGATGATTAGAAATCTGCTGACGACAGCCAGAGATTTGGCGGTAGGGCTGTCGGTTGAATTAGATGAATCGGCTCCGGATGCCAGTGCTTTTTCCCTAACCCGCAATACCCTGAATCGGTTAAAAGAGATTGGTGCCAGTGTAGAAGCGGATTTAAAAATGGTTTCAATTGATGAAAAAGAGTTCAGTTCACCGGAAATCTGTTTTCTTCAGAAAAATCTGTTTGCCTATCCTCAGTCAGTCTGGAAAAAATCGGTTGATAAAATAAAAATGTTTCAGAACCAGAATGTCTGGGAAGAAGTGGAACAAGGGGCGGTTGAAATACTTAAGCTGATTCGCCAGGAAAACCATGACTATAAGGATATCGTTGTTCTTACCGGTGATATGGACCTGTATCAAAATATTATCAAAGGTGTATTCACTCAATATGGGATTCCCTTTTTTCTTGATGAACTGCGTCCAATCGGCGACAATCATTTAATTGAAGCAGTTAGTTCGGCTCTGGAATCTGTTGCCTATCATTATCGTCATGACGACCTGATGGGTTATATTAAAACCGGATTCTCTCCCATCAGTCTTGAGGAAGGTCAGGATCTGGAGAATTATGTTTTGGAATTTGGAATTAAAGGCTTTAAATGGAAAACTCCTTTTACTAAAATCAGTCAGAATCCTTCATTGGAGCTTGAAGTGCTAAATAGCTTGCGTGAACGGGTGATTGATCCCCTGCTTACGTTAGAAAGCCGAGTCAAAGGCAAAAAGAGCTACCGTCAAATGACAGAGGCCGTTTATACTTTTCTGGTTGAAACAAAGGTAAATGAACAGCTTGATGATTTATCCCAAAGACTGCTGGAGGCAGGTGATTTTGAAATTCAAAGTGCATATGATCAGATCTTCAGCCGGCTGATGGAAGTTTTTGATCAACTGGTGGAAACCATGGGCGAGGAAGAGGTAGCGTTCAATGAATATATAAGGCTGCTTAAAACGGCGATTCAGGATTATCAGCTGGGTGTGATCCCGCCCCATGGCAATTTTGTTAATATTACCGATTTAAAAAGAAGTCGTAATGCGCCCTTTAAAACACTCCTGATTTTTGGGATGAACGAGGGCAAAATTCCCGGAACAGGCTCAGAACCCAATTTAATCACGGATACGGAACGAAAGACCTTGGAAAACTATCAGCTTCATTTTCAGAATAATCTGGCTTTTCAGATGGAACAGGAAAATTTCCTGATTTATGATGTTCTGACTAGGCCAAAAGAAAGGCTCTTTCTGTTCTGGGCCCTCTCTGATTTGGAAGGAAACAGCTTGCAGCCCAGTCTTTTTATCGAGCGCATTCTAAATAGTTTTGAGTTAATAAAAATTAATTCTACCATCGGAAAAAGTAATAACCGGGTCCTCGATCACATCTGCCGACCGGAGGTTACAATCTGGGAATTAATTCACTTTTTAAAGGGCAATCAGATTTATTCAGAGGAGGAAGCCGCAATCTGGCAGGCGGTTTACAACTGGTTTCTTAAAAATGGCTATCAAAAAGAAATTGAAAGAACTTTGCAGGCAACGCAGTCATCAGAGGCGGTCAAAAGATTAAGTCCTGAACAGGCACTAAGTCTTTATGGAAAAAAGATGTCAAGCTCGGTGACGCGTCTGGAACAGTTTCGCAAATGTCCATTTTCTCACTTTGTTCAATATGGTTTAAAACCGGAAGAACGATTGATTTATGAAGTGGCGGCGCCGGAAATCGGCATTCTTTTGCATCAGGTCGTGGATGACTTTTTCAAATGGGCAAAGGCCGAAGACATTGATCTGCACCAGCTTAAAGAAGGCGATAAAGAAAAAAAGATTGCTCAACTGATGGAAAAGAACCTGCCGGGAATCCGGACAAATGTCTTTAACAGTTCAGCTTCGTACCGTTACCTGGGTAAAAAACTGGAACGGGTGGGCAAGCGTTCCATCGATCATCTGATCAGTCAGCTTGTGGCCGGAGACTTTGTCCCATTTCAGTCAGAGTTGGTTTTTGAACAACCGGTTAAAGATTTGAAAGAAGAGTTTTACTTATATGGAAAGATAGACCGGGTTGATCTTTATGAAAAAGATCAGGAAACCTGGGTAAAAATTATCGATTATAAGACCGGCAAGAAAAAGCTGAGTTACGGAGATATTTATTACGGTCTGTCGCTTCAGCTGGTTGTCTATATGGATGGATGTTTATCGGTGCTTAAAAAAGAGAATCTGGTGCCTGGCGGTATCCTATATTTTCATGTCGATGATCCGGTTATCGCTGCTAAAATTGACAATTCGCGGGAAGACTTTAAAGAGCAGCTGCAAAAAGAAATGAACAAAGCTTTCAGTCTCAATGGTTTAATCAGTAATGATGCTTCAGTAATTGAAGCCATGGATGAGGCGGGAAATAGTTCAGAATTTCTGCCGGTCAGAGAGACAATCGATCGGGAAGCATTTGAAGAATTGATTGAGTATGTGCGGGAATTAGTGAAAGAGCTGGTCAGTGAAATCTATAGCGGTGAAATTGCTGTCCGACCGGTTAAAAATAAAGAAATAACAGCTTGTACCTATTGCCGTTTTCAGGGGATTTGCCAGTTTGATCCGGAAATATCACCGGAAGCTTATCAGAATATTGGTGGGTCAATGAAGAAGGAAGAATTTTTTGCTGCGATCAGAAAGGAGCCAGAAAATGAACAAGAAATGGACAGCTGA
- the trpS gene encoding tryptophan--tRNA ligase, with translation MEKKKIVYSGIQPSGTFTIGNYFGAMKNWVNLQEDYNSLFCVVDLHAITMPQVAADLRRRTYESLALLLALGIDPKKSILYVQSMVPEHSELTWILNCNSYMGELGRMTQFKDKSQKQGENIRVGLFDYPVLMAADILLYQTDYVPVGSDQRQHVELARDLAVRFNQAYGDVFKVPEAIFGESGARIMSLQDPTKKMSKSDENLNGFISLLDDPKQIVKKFKRAVTDSDTAVRYDRENKPGVSNLMEIYACSTGASLEAIEKEFEGKGYGDFKLKVGESVADTISPVQEEYQKLLNDKGYLEQVMRSNAETASKIAWRTLSKVRKKVGFVTV, from the coding sequence ATGGAAAAAAAGAAAATTGTATACAGCGGAATTCAGCCATCGGGAACTTTCACCATTGGCAACTATTTTGGCGCCATGAAAAACTGGGTAAATCTTCAGGAAGATTATAACAGTCTGTTTTGTGTGGTGGATCTTCATGCGATTACCATGCCCCAGGTAGCGGCCGATTTAAGAAGGCGAACCTACGAATCATTAGCCCTGCTGCTGGCGCTGGGGATTGATCCTAAGAAATCAATTTTATATGTTCAATCCATGGTACCGGAACACTCAGAACTGACCTGGATTTTAAACTGCAATTCCTATATGGGTGAGCTGGGACGAATGACCCAGTTTAAGGATAAATCACAAAAACAGGGAGAAAATATTCGGGTTGGACTATTTGATTACCCTGTCCTGATGGCCGCCGATATTTTACTTTACCAGACCGACTATGTGCCGGTAGGCAGCGATCAGAGACAGCATGTTGAGCTGGCCAGGGACCTGGCCGTCCGTTTTAACCAGGCTTATGGGGATGTATTCAAAGTTCCAGAAGCGATTTTTGGTGAGTCGGGAGCCAGGATTATGAGTCTCCAGGATCCAACAAAAAAAATGTCAAAATCGGATGAGAATTTGAATGGATTTATTTCTCTATTGGATGACCCCAAGCAAATTGTCAAGAAGTTCAAACGGGCTGTAACAGACTCGGATACAGCTGTCCGATATGACCGTGAAAATAAACCGGGAGTCTCCAATCTGATGGAGATATACGCCTGTTCAACTGGAGCGAGCCTGGAAGCAATCGAAAAAGAATTTGAAGGAAAAGGTTATGGAGACTTCAAGCTTAAAGTTGGCGAATCGGTGGCTGACACCATTAGTCCTGTTCAGGAAGAGTATCAGAAGCTTTTAAATGATAAAGGCTATCTGGAACAGGTAATGCGCAGTAACGCTGAAACGGCATCTAAAATTGCCTGGAGAACCCTGTCCAAGGTGCGTAAAAAGGTTGGTTTTGTAACAGTTTAA